The DNA window CGAGGGAGCAAAGCGTAAAAAAACGCCAAATGAAATTGCATTAAATACATTATTAGTCAGTTTAACTATTATCTTTTTACTAGTTGTGGTCACACTTTACCCTATGACCATCTATTTAGATGTTGATATCCCCATTTCAACACTTATTGCGTTAGTCGTTTGTTTAATACCAACAACAATCGGTGGGCTATTATCGGCAATTGGAATTGCAGGTATGGATCGCGTGACGCAATTTAATGTAATTGCAATGTCAGGAAAAGCTGTGGAAGCCTGTGGAGATGTAGATACTTTGATTTTAGATAAGACGGGGACAATTACTTATGGAAATCGTCAAGCTTCAGAGTTTTTGCCAGTACAGGGTATTGATCGGAAAAAACTTCTACGTGCTGCATGGCTAAGTTCACTAAAAGATGATACACCGGAAGGTAAATCCATTTTAACTCTTGCAACTACATTAGGTATTGAAAAAAATGATGAAAAAAAACTTGTCGAAACGAGCACTCACGTAGTATTTACAGCCCAGACGCGTATAAGTGGGATGGATTTAGAGAATGGTCAAAAAATTCGAAAAGGCGCTTACGATTCAATGAAAAAAATGAGTGATGCTGCCAATCAAGTGATACCGAAAGACTTGGAGGGCATCGTTCAACAAGTATCATCTCTTGGTGGAACCCCGTTAGTAGTTGCCATAGATGAAAAAATACTGGGCGTCATTTATTTAAAAGATGTTGTGAAATCTGGTTTAAAAGAACGCTTTGAACTACTACGCGCGATGGGTATTAAAACCATTATGTGCACCGGGGATAATCCATTGACAGCAGCCACAATTGCAAAAGAAGCAGGTGTTGATAGTTTTGTTGCAGAAAGCAAACCTGAAGACAAAATCAATTTGATTAAAGAAGAGCAAGCGCTTGGGAAGGTTGTCGCTATGACTGGTGACGGTACAAATGATGCACCTGCACTTGCGCAAGCCAATGTTGGATTAGCGATGAATTCTGGAACAAATGCGGCCAAAGAAGCGGCAAATATGGTTGATTTAGACTCGAATCCAACCAAAATTATTGAAGTTGTAGAAATCGGAAAGCAATTGCTAATGACTAGAGGTGCATTGACAACTTTTAGTATTGCCAATGACGTTGCAAAATACTTTGCAATCCTACCAGCGATGCTAATGGTAGCGATTCCAGAGATGGACGTCTTAAATATTATGCATTTAAATTCACCAACAAGTGCGATTATCTCCGCATTGTTATTTAACGCAATCATCATTCCATTGCTCATCCCTATTGCGTTAAAAGGTGTCTCTTACAAACCCATGAGTACAGAGAAATTATTAACTAGGAACTTGCTACGTTACGGTCTAGGTGGGG is part of the Planococcus kocurii genome and encodes:
- the kdpB gene encoding potassium-transporting ATPase subunit KdpB, giving the protein METVSKKSFITSEIMKSSITAAFKKLNPVYMVKNPVMFVVEIGFIFVLVLTIFPALLEDSSVQYARLYNALVAAILFITILFANFAEAIAEGRGKAQVQTLKKTKTSTDARVVMADGTHLMKQAEDLKKGDVVLVKTGEIIPNDGEVVDGIATVDESAITGESAPVVKERGGDFSSVTGGTTITSDWLKVEITSLPGESFLDKMIALIEGAKRKKTPNEIALNTLLVSLTIIFLLVVVTLYPMTIYLDVDIPISTLIALVVCLIPTTIGGLLSAIGIAGMDRVTQFNVIAMSGKAVEACGDVDTLILDKTGTITYGNRQASEFLPVQGIDRKKLLRAAWLSSLKDDTPEGKSILTLATTLGIEKNDEKKLVETSTHVVFTAQTRISGMDLENGQKIRKGAYDSMKKMSDAANQVIPKDLEGIVQQVSSLGGTPLVVAIDEKILGVIYLKDVVKSGLKERFELLRAMGIKTIMCTGDNPLTAATIAKEAGVDSFVAESKPEDKINLIKEEQALGKVVAMTGDGTNDAPALAQANVGLAMNSGTNAAKEAANMVDLDSNPTKIIEVVEIGKQLLMTRGALTTFSIANDVAKYFAILPAMLMVAIPEMDVLNIMHLNSPTSAIISALLFNAIIIPLLIPIALKGVSYKPMSTEKLLTRNLLRYGLGGVIAPFVGIKLLDILTSPILTMMNL